In Solanum stenotomum isolate F172 chromosome 6, ASM1918654v1, whole genome shotgun sequence, one DNA window encodes the following:
- the LOC125867952 gene encoding serine--tRNA ligase-like, with amino-acid sequence MLDINLFRKDPEIIRESQRRRFGDVTLVDQVIQLDKEWRHRQFELDNLRKDFKKISKEVARLKNSGEDASQNIKDIAKNKQQIEKKEAEVQEVRATLYSKMEIIGNLVHDSVPISNDEANNVIVRSWGEKRTEKGLKNHVDLVKDLGIADIAKGANVAGGRGYYLKGAGVRLNQALINFALDFLEKREYTPLQTPFFMRKDIMAKCAQLAQFDEELYKVTGEGDDKYLIATAEQPLCAYHLDDWIHPSQLPLRYAGYSTCFRKEAGSHGRDTLGIFRVHQFEKVEQFCLTSPNGNDSWDMHEEMIKNSEEFFQQLKLPYQIVAIVSGALNDAAAKKYDLEGWYPVSSTYRELVSCSDCTDYQSRKLEIRFGQKVNEQTKQYVHLLNSTLTATERTMCCILENYQREDGVEIPEVLRPYMGGKTFMPFQDPPAKEAKGKK; translated from the exons ATGTTGGACATAAATCTCTTCAGAAAAGATCCAGAAATTATACGTGAATCCCAACGTCGTCGTTTTGGCGACGTCACTCTCGTGGATCAGGTGATTCAACTCGACAAAGAATGGCGTCACA GGCAGTTTGAGCTTGATAACTTGCGGAAAGATTTCAAAAAGATCAGTAAAGAAGTTGCCAGGCTAAAAAAT TCTGGTGAGGATGCAAGTCAAAATATTAAGGACATTGCAAAGAACAAGCAACAAATTGAAAAGAAGGAGGCAGAGGTACAAGAGGTTCGAGCCACTTTGTATTCAAAGATGGAAATCATTGGTAACCTTGTGCACGATTCGGTGCCAATTAGTAATGATGAG GCAAATAATGTTATAGTCCGGTCATGGGGAGAGAAGCGGACTGAGAAGGGTCTGAAAAACCATGTTGATCTCGTTAAAGATCTTGGAATTGCTGACATAGCAAAGG GTGCTAACGTTGCTGGAGGAAGAGGTTACTATCTGAAAGGGGCTGGTGTACGTCTTAATCAAGCGTTGATTAATTTTGCTCTTGATTTCTTGGAAAAGAGGGAATATACTCCATTGCAGACTCCGTTCTTCATGAGGAAAGATATTATGGCAAAGTGTGCTCAATTAGCTCAGTTTGATGAAGAACTTTACAAG GTCACTGGTGAAGGAGATGATAAATATCTGATTGCCACCGCTGAACAACCTCTGTGTGCTTATCATTTGGATGACTGGATTCATCCTTCACAGCTTCCATTAAG GTATGCTGGATATTCTACATGCTTCCGCAAGGAAGCTGGTTCACATGGCCGCGACACGCTTGGCATTTTTAGAGTCCACCAGTTTGAGAAAGTGGAACAGTTTTGTCTGACCAGTCCAAATGGCAATGACTCCTGGGATATGCATGAGGAGATGATTAAAAATTCAGAGGAATTCTTTCAGCAG CTAAAGCTTCCTTACCAAATTGTGGCTATTGTTTCTGGCGCACTGAATGACGCAGCAGCAAAGAAGTATGATTTAGAAGGATGGTACCCTGTATCATCAACTTATAGAGAGCTTGTGTCCTGCTCAGATTGCACAGATTACCAGTCGAGAAAATTGGAAATTCGGTTTGGACAGAAG gTTAATGAGCAAACGAAGCAGTACGTGCATTTATTGAACTCGACCCTTACAGCGACAGAAAGGACTATGTGTTGTATACTTGAGAACTACCAGAGGGAGGACGGAGTTGAAATTCCTGAAGTTCTACGGCCATACATGGGTGGGAAGACATTCATGCCTTTCCAGGACCCTCCAGCAAAAGAAGCTAAAGGAAAGAAGTGA